A window of Kribbella voronezhensis genomic DNA:
GTCACCGAAGTTCCAGGCGTACGACGTGATGGTGCCGTCCGGGTCGGTGGAGCCGGCCGAGGAGAAGCTGCAGCTCAGGTTGCTGCAGGTCGAGCCGACATGCGCCACCGGCGGCTGGTTCGCCGGCGCACCGGTGCCCTGGAACAGGAACAGCGATCGCGCCCGCCACTCGTCCGTGGACACGACCACGGAGGAGCCGCTCGGTACGCCGGTCGCACTGGACCAGTCTGCTCGCCGGAGGCCGCCGCCGGCCGAGCTGGCCCAGTAGATCGAGTTGCCGGTGACGAACATGCCGTTCATCGCCGACCAGGTGATGCCTGCGACGTTGCCCGTGGCGGTGAAGCGCATCGCGCCGACGACGCCGCTCTCCGGCGTGAAGTACCGGTAGAACAGGCTGGTCTGGCCGGCGAGCGTGTAGTAGATCCGGCCGGCGTCGAAGAACAGGCCGGTGATCTGGGCGACCTCGCTGTGCCAGGTGCTCATGTTGACGATCAGGTCGCCGGTGTTGACGGCCGACGCCGCTCCGAAGGTAGTGCCGTTGTAGCTGCGCCGGTTGAAGCTGCCGTCGGCCCAGCCGGCGTACAGGAAGCCGTTGAGCATGAAGGCGCCGCGGTTCGTCCCCCAGGCGATCCCGCCGGCACCGACCGCTGTTCTGGTGCCGAAGGTCGTGCCGTCGTACGGCGTGCGGTTGATCAGGTCGGACGCGGGGTTGCGTGGTCCGGCCAGGTAGATGTCGCCCGGCAGGGTGGGCGTCGGGTTCGGCGGGACGACGGTGCCGCCGGCGAGCGGGAAGAACGCGATCCGCGGGTGGTACTCGAAGTTCGCGCCCAGGTGCTCGGTGTCCGAACCGACCCACAGGCCGGCCGAGGTGGAGAACAGGTCGAAGACGCCGACACCGCGTTCCCGGGTCGGGTTCCAGGAGAACGGCAGACCGTTCGCCGGGTCCAGGGCCGCGATGCCCTGTCGCGAGACCGCACCCTGGCCGGGGCTGTCGCCCGCGAACGGGTTGTTCTGCCAGCGCTGGTGACCGCCGACGTACACGGCCGTGCCGGTGATCGCCACCGCGTAGGTGGTGTCACCGCCGGTGTTGTCCAGCCAGTAGTAGCCGAGGCCGCTGCCCCTGGCACCGGTGTTGAAGCGCGCGGTCGAGTCGCAGGCGATCCCGGCACCGCCGTACGCGCCGGTGGTCGAGACGACGAAGTACGAGCCGTCCGGCGAGAAGTCGAGGTCGCGCATGTACGTCTCGAACGACCGCGAGCATGCGGTGTTGTAGAAGTCGGTCTGCCAGTTCTCGACCGCCGCGGTGGCGCCGGTGAGGCTCAGCATGAAGATCTGGTGGTGCTTGACCGCGGAGATCGTGTCGAAGTTGCCGATGCCGACCAGGTGGCTGCCGTCGGGCGTGACGTCCATCTTGATCACGGTCGTCACGCCGCCGTTGTGCAGGCCGGCGATGGCCAGCCGCATGAACGGGTCGAAGGCACCGGTGGTGGCGTTCACCGTGGCCAGCGCGACCTGCGGCTGGCTCTGCACGGTGGTGAAGTTGCCGGCCAGCCAGAGCCGGTTGCCGACCAGGCGCATGTCCTTGATCCGGCCGTTCAGCTTGGGTGCCTTGAAGGTCGGGTCCAGCGCACCGGTGGTCGCGTTGATCCGCGCGGTACTCGGTGACCCCGCGCCGCTGACGTTGTTGAAGTAGCCGCCGATGTAGACGGTGGAACTGTCGGCCGACGGGATGATCGTGGTGACTTCACCGTCGGGATTGGGCACGAAGCCGGTACTGATCGCGCCGGTGGTCGCGTCGAACGCGGCCAGGTTGTTCCGGGTCAGGATCGGGCCACCGGTCGCGGCCTGGATCTGGGTGAAGGTGCCACCGATCAGGATCGTGTTGCCGACCTGCAGGATCGCCTTCACCGCGCCGTTCAGCACGTTCGGGGTGAAGTTCGCCGGATCGGCGCTGACCACCCGGTCCTGTGGAACATGAACGGCTTGACTGGCCTGCACCGGGACCACCCAGGCCAGCACGGCCACAGCGATCGCGAGCATCACGGAAACAGCACGGCTACGCACAAGACCCTCCCCCAAAAACCCCGTCGCGCAGAATGCCCGGCGGACACCACTGGAAAACCGGTGAAATGTGGCGCCCCAACTACCACAAGTCACGACGAACAAATCCCCTGTCGTCGGTATATCGAGAATTCCCTGGAGCTGTTACAGCGGGAGCGGCCGGTGACCGCTCCCGCCGTAATTCGTGATCAACTCGGCGCGATGACCACCGAGAACATCAGCGCTTTCGCCGACGCCGAGTCGGCGGTAGCGGTCAGGCCACCGAGAGTGCCCGGCGCCAGCGGACCGCTGTCACCGGTCAGCGACGTGATCCGGCCCGATCCGGAACCACTGGACGAGGCCCGGACCGTCATCCCGGCCGGCGGCACCAGCGAGGTCGTCGCGGACGACTTCTCGCCCCAGTAGCTGAGCAGCCGGGCCCCGGCCACCGTGGACGCCACGGTCGGTGTCGTGTGCGTCGTCCGGTTGACCGTCTCGCTGCCCGAGGCCGAAGCCGCGACCGGCGTGGTACCGGAGATTCCCGCATAGGCCAGCAGGGTGGTGTCGGCCTTGGTGGTCGCCGACGTGTTCACCCGTACCTGACTGCCGGCATCGGTAGCGGTGGCCGTCTTGCGCCAGACGCGACCGTTCTGGTTCGTCGACGACACGGTCTGGACCTGGGTCCAGCCGGCCGGCCCGGTCACGGCAGGCGCCGGATCGTTGTCACTGAAGAACAACAGCAACAGGTCGCCGGCGGACACCCCGGACGGAACGGTCACCGTGAACTGGGTCGCGTTCGCGTTCAGATTGTCGGCGCCCTTGAACGTGATCGGATCCGAGTTCGCCGTCGCCGACCGGGTGGTGCTGTCGGTGCCGCCCTCGCCGTCGTTGACGGTGAGCCCGATGGTGAAGGTGCCCGTGGCGGCGTACGTGTGCGAGGCCGTCACGCCGGTCGCAGTACCGCCGTCGCCGAACGTCCACGCATAGGAGCCGATCGGGCCGTCCGGATCGGTCGAACCCGATCCGTCCACCGAACACGTCAGCCCAGCACAGGAAACCGTGAAGGACGCTGTCGGCGTCGCGTTGACGTGCGTCACCGTGACCGATTGCGTCGCCTGCGCGGTGCCCCCGTCGTTGTCGGTCACCGTCAGGGTCGCCGTGTACGTGCCGGCCGCCGGGTACCGGTGCGCCGGGCTGGCCCCGGTGTCCGTCCCTCCGTCACCGAAGTTCCACGCGTACGACGTGATGGTGCCGTCCGGATCGGTCGAGCCGGCCGAGGAGAAGGCGCAGTCGAGATCGTTGCAGGTGACGCCCGCGTGCGCGACCGGTACCTGGTTCGGCGGAGTGCCGTTCGTGGACTGGAACAGGAACAACGTGTGCGCCCGCCAGTCGTCGGTGGACACCGTGGTGGACGATCCCGTCGGCGCACCGGTCGCGGACGACCAGTCGGAGCGCCGCAGGTTGCCGTCCGCCGAGTTCGCCCAGTAGATCGACGAGGGGGTGATGAACATGCCGTTCACCTTGGCGAAGTCCACGCCGGCGACGTTGCCGGTCGCGGTGAAGCGGTACGAGCCGACGACCCCGCTCTCCGGCGTGAAGTAGCGGTAGTACAGGTTCGACTGGCCGGCCAGCGTGTAGTAGAGCCTGCCCGCGTCGAAGAACATCCCGCTGATCTGGCTGACCTCACTGTGCCAGTCGGTCATCGGGACCAGCGCGTCGGCGGTATTGATGGCGGTCGCCGCGCCGAAGGTGGTGCCGTCGTAGCTGCGCCGCGTGAAGCTGCCGTCCGACGAACCGGCGTACAGGACGCCGTTGAGCATGAAGGCGCCACGGTTGTCGCGCCAGCTGATCCCGCCGTTCGGGGTCGAGGTGTGCGCCCCGAAGGTCGTCCCGTCGTACGCCGTCTTCGTCACCGCGTCGGCCGCACCGGTGTCGGTCAGGTCGGTGCGGACGATCTCGATGCCGTTGATCAGCGGGTTCTCCACCACGTTGGTCAGGCTGAGGTCCACGCTGCCGTCACTGGTGATGTCGAACGACTTCATCGTGCCGGTCTGGTCACCCGCGTCGGCGACGATGTCGTAGTCGTTGAGCACCGTGGTGCCCTCCAGCGACACGTCGAAGACGCGCTGGCCGACCGACGAGGTGCCGCCGTACCGGTTGGCGAAGTACAGCCGGACCTGCAGCGGTACGCCGTTCGGGACCGGGAAGCTCCAGGTCTGCGCACCCCATCGCTCGCTGTCGAAGATCGCCCGGGGTGTGGAGGCCGGAACCGTCGCGGCGACGTTCGGGACCGGGCTGTAGCCGGCCGTGTTGCTGCCCGCACCATGGTGTGAATCCGGCGCAGCGGCTGTATCGGCAGCCCAGTCGGACCCGCCGTCCGCTGCGCCGATCGCGTCACCGGCCGCGTTCACGCGGTACAGGATGCTCGGACTCGCAGCCGGGCCACGCGGACCGGCCGCGTAGATGTTGTTCGGCAGCCAGGAGGTGTTGTTCGGCTTGACCACCGTGCCGCCGGCGAGCGGGAAGAACGCGATCCGCGGGTGGTACTCGAAATTGGCGCCGAGGTGCTCGGTGTCCGAACCGACCCACAGGCCGGTCGAGGTGGAGTAGAGATCGAAGACGCCGACGCCGCGTTCGCGGGTCGGGTTCCAGGAGAACGGCAGGCCGTTGGCCGGGTCGAGCGCGGCGATGCCCTGCCGCGAGACCGCACCCGGACCAGGGCTGTCACCCGCGAAGGGGTTGTTCTGCCAGCGCTGGTGACCGCCCACATAGACAGCGGTGCCGGTCGCAGCCACGGCGTACGTCGTGTCGCCGCCGGTGTTGTCGATCCAGCGATAGGACAGGTTGCTGCCGCGGGCGCTGGTCTCCCAACGCGAGGTCGAGTCGCAGGCGACGTTCGCGCCGCCGTACGCGCCGGTGGTCGAGATGACGAAGTACGAGCCGTCCGGGGAGATGTCCAGATCGCGCATGTAGGTCTGGAAGGCGCCCGAGCAGCCGGTGGTGTAGAAGTTCGTCTGCCAGTTCTCCACCGCCGCGCTCGGGCCGGTGAGGTTCAGCATGAACACCTGGTGGTGCTGGACACCCTCGATGTCATTGAAGTTGCCGATGGCAACCAGCTCGCTGCCGTCCGGGGTGACGTCCATCTTCATCACGGTCGGCACGCCGCCGTTGTGGACGCCGGCGATCGCCAGGCCCATGAACGGGTCGAAGGCACCGGTGGTCGCGTTGACGGTGGCGAGAGCGGCCTGCGGCTGGTCCTGCACCGTGGTGAAGTAGCCGGCCAGCCAGAGCCGGTTGCCGACCAGGCGCATGTCCTTGATCCGGCCGTCCAGCTTCGGCGGCTTGAAGGTGGTGATCCGGGCGCCGGTGGTGGCGTTGATCCGCGCGGTGCTCGGTGAACCGGCGCCGCTGACGTTGTTGAAGTAGCCGCCGATGTAGACGGTCGAGCCGTCACCGGACGGAATGATCGTGGTGACCTCGCCGTCGGGATTCGGCACGAACGTGGTGCTGATCGCACCGGTGGTGGCGTCGAACGCGGCCAGGTTGTTCCGGGTCAGGACCGGTCCCCCGGTCGATGCCTGGATCTGGTGGAAGTCACCACCGATCAGGACGGTGTTGCCGATCTGCTGGATGGACTCCACCGAGCCGTCCAGCACGTTCGGCGTGAAGTTCGCCGGATCGGCGCTCACCAGCCGATCC
This region includes:
- a CDS encoding PKD domain-containing protein — its product is MRSRAVSVMLAIAVAVLAWVVPVQASQAVHVPQDRVVSADPANFTPNVLNGAVKAILQVGNTILIGGTFTQIQAATGGPILTRNNLAAFDATTGAISTGFVPNPDGEVTTIIPSADSSTVYIGGYFNNVSGAGSPSTARINATTGALDPTFKAPKLNGRIKDMRLVGNRLWLAGNFTTVQSQPQVALATVNATTGAFDPFMRLAIAGLHNGGVTTVIKMDVTPDGSHLVGIGNFDTISAVKHHQIFMLSLTGATAAVENWQTDFYNTACSRSFETYMRDLDFSPDGSYFVVSTTGAYGGAGIACDSTARFNTGARGSGLGYYWLDNTGGDTTYAVAITGTAVYVGGHQRWQNNPFAGDSPGQGAVSRQGIAALDPANGLPFSWNPTRERGVGVFDLFSTSAGLWVGSDTEHLGANFEYHPRIAFFPLAGGTVVPPNPTPTLPGDIYLAGPRNPASDLINRTPYDGTTFGTRTAVGAGGIAWGTNRGAFMLNGFLYAGWADGSFNRRSYNGTTFGAASAVNTGDLIVNMSTWHSEVAQITGLFFDAGRIYYTLAGQTSLFYRYFTPESGVVGAMRFTATGNVAGITWSAMNGMFVTGNSIYWASSAGGGLRRADWSSATGVPSGSSVVVSTDEWRARSLFLFQGTGAPANQPPVAHVGSTCSNLSCSFSSAGSTDPDGTITSYAWNFGDGGTGTGASPSHTYAAAGTYSVTLTVTDNDGAPGQATQSVTVSQNAGAVTFVGANGVNTNATQFPVTVPSGVAAGDLLLLFFADNDPAPTVTGPAGWTQVQTIASSGQNGRVWRKLATASDAGTQALVATSALTKANATLVAYRGTNGTVSASAAGSETVLQATHTTPTVTATVDGSRLISYWGEKSSATTALAPPAGLVVRLASAGSGSGRITALTGDSGPLAPGTVGGLTATADSSSAKALMFSVVVAPA
- a CDS encoding PKD domain-containing protein produces the protein MRRSVYSVLLAIALAVPAWVIPVQASQAVHVPQDRLVSADPANFTPNVLDGSVESIQQIGNTVLIGGDFHQIQASTGGPVLTRNNLAAFDATTGAISTTFVPNPDGEVTTIIPSGDGSTVYIGGYFNNVSGAGSPSTARINATTGARITTFKPPKLDGRIKDMRLVGNRLWLAGYFTTVQDQPQAALATVNATTGAFDPFMGLAIAGVHNGGVPTVMKMDVTPDGSELVAIGNFNDIEGVQHHQVFMLNLTGPSAAVENWQTNFYTTGCSGAFQTYMRDLDISPDGSYFVISTTGAYGGANVACDSTSRWETSARGSNLSYRWIDNTGGDTTYAVAATGTAVYVGGHQRWQNNPFAGDSPGPGAVSRQGIAALDPANGLPFSWNPTRERGVGVFDLYSTSTGLWVGSDTEHLGANFEYHPRIAFFPLAGGTVVKPNNTSWLPNNIYAAGPRGPAASPSILYRVNAAGDAIGAADGGSDWAADTAAAPDSHHGAGSNTAGYSPVPNVAATVPASTPRAIFDSERWGAQTWSFPVPNGVPLQVRLYFANRYGGTSSVGQRVFDVSLEGTTVLNDYDIVADAGDQTGTMKSFDITSDGSVDLSLTNVVENPLINGIEIVRTDLTDTGAADAVTKTAYDGTTFGAHTSTPNGGISWRDNRGAFMLNGVLYAGSSDGSFTRRSYDGTTFGAATAINTADALVPMTDWHSEVSQISGMFFDAGRLYYTLAGQSNLYYRYFTPESGVVGSYRFTATGNVAGVDFAKVNGMFITPSSIYWANSADGNLRRSDWSSATGAPTGSSTTVSTDDWRAHTLFLFQSTNGTPPNQVPVAHAGVTCNDLDCAFSSAGSTDPDGTITSYAWNFGDGGTDTGASPAHRYPAAGTYTATLTVTDNDGGTAQATQSVTVTHVNATPTASFTVSCAGLTCSVDGSGSTDPDGPIGSYAWTFGDGGTATGVTASHTYAATGTFTIGLTVNDGEGGTDSTTRSATANSDPITFKGADNLNANATQFTVTVPSGVSAGDLLLLFFSDNDPAPAVTGPAGWTQVQTVSSTNQNGRVWRKTATATDAGSQVRVNTSATTKADTTLLAYAGISGTTPVAASASGSETVNRTTHTTPTVASTVAGARLLSYWGEKSSATTSLVPPAGMTVRASSSGSGSGRITSLTGDSGPLAPGTLGGLTATADSASAKALMFSVVIAPS